The following proteins come from a genomic window of Clupea harengus chromosome 22, Ch_v2.0.2, whole genome shotgun sequence:
- the prmt5 gene encoding protein arginine N-methyltransferase 5 — MASGSAMKVSCGRDLDCIPEVTDTVAAVAKLGFDFLCMPLFHPRFKREYELEPAKSRAGAQTRSDLLLCARDWNTLIVGKLSPWIEVDSELTTMRRNSEAAMVQELNFCAYLGLPAFMIPLRTPHCANLARVLLNHLHTGHHSSMFWIRVPLMDLEDVRDDLIENEPSKNMDDGSNDEKTWGWWHSFRTLCDYNKRICLAIEIAADVPSDTVIDKWLGEPIKAAILPTSIFLTNKKGFPVLSKAHQRIICRLFKLEAQFIFTGTSRHSEKDFRSYLQYLEYLNQNRPTLNAYDLYAKGYEDYLQSPLQPLMDNLEAQTYEVFEKDPIKYSQYQQAVYKCLLDRVPEDEKDTNVQVLMVLGAGRGPLVNASLRAAKQADRKLRVYAVEKNPNAVVTLENWRFEEWGDQVTVVSCDMREWTAPEKADIIVSELLGSFGDNELSPECLDGAQHFLKEDGVSIPSSYTSFLAPLSSSKLYNEVRGSRERDKEPECHFETPYVVRLHNFHQLADPQPCFTFTHPTTDMNNNRYQCLRFPVGCNSVLHGFAGYFETTLYKDVMLSIRPETHSPGMFSWFPILFPLKQPIAVAGGDHVGVRFWRCNNGKKVWYEWAVTEPTCSAIHNPAGRSYTIGL; from the exons ATGGCGTCTGGCAGTGCGATGAAGGTCTCCTGCGGGAGAGATTTGGATTGTATACCTGAAGTAACGGATACCGTAGCTGCTGTGGCAAAACTTGG ATTCGACTTCCTCTGCATGCCCCTTTTCCATCCACGGTTCAAAAGGGAATATGAGCTGGAACCTGCCAAGTCCCGGGCAGGGGCTCAGACCCGCTCAGACCTGCTGTTGTGTGCAAGAG ATTGGAACACACTAATTGTTGGGAAGCTATCACCATGGATAGAAGTGGACTCTGAATTGACGACCATGCGCAGGAATTCCGAAGCA GCTATGGTTCAGGAGCTGAATTTCTGTGCCTATCTGGGCCTGCCAGCCTTCATGATCCCCCTGAGAACCCCTCACTGTGCCAACCTGGCACGCGTGCTGCTAAACCACCTCCACACAGGACACCACTCCTCCATG TTTTGGATCCGGGTGCCCCTGATGGATCTAGAGGATGTGCGTGATGACCTCATCGAGAATGAGCCCTCCAAAAACATGGATGATGGCAGCAATGATGAGAAAACCTGGGGCTG GTGGCATTCCTTCAGAACACTCTGTGACTACAACAAGCGGATCTGCTTAG CAATTGAGATTGCTGCTGATGTGCCCTCGGATACGGTTATTGACAAGTGGCTTGGAGAACCAATCAAAGCAGCCATTCTACCGACCAGCATCTTCCTCACCAATAAAAAAGGGTTTCCTGTGCTCTCAAAAGCTCACCAGCGAATCATCTGCCGTCTCTTCAAG CTGGAGGCTCAGTTCATCTTCACTGGGACGAGTCGGCACAGTGAGAAAGACTTCCGTTCGTACCTGCAATACCTGGAGTATCTCAACCAGAACCGCCCAACTCTTAACGCTTACGACCTCTACGCCAAGGGCTATGAAGATTACCTGCAGTCCCcattacag CCTCTAATGGACAACTTAGAAGCACAGACGTATGAGGTGTTTGAGAAAGATCCCATCAAATATTCACAATACCAACAG GCGGTATATAAGTGCCTGTTAGACCGAGTGCCGGAAGACGAGAAGGATACTAATGTCCA GGTGCTGATGGTGCTAGGGGCAGGCCGTGGGCCTCTGGTAAACGCCTCCTTGCGTGCGGCCAAGCAGGCAGACAGGAAGCTGCGTGTGTATGCCGTGGAGAAAAACCCCAACGCTGTCGTCAC GCTGGAGAACTGGCGCTTTGAGGAGTGGGGTGACCAGGTGACTGTTGTGTCGTGTGACATGCGGGAATGGACGGCTCCAGAGAAAGCTGACATCATCGTCAGCGAGCTGCTCGGGTCCTTCGGGGACAACGAGCTGTCCCCCGAATGCCTTGACGGAGCGCAGCACTTTCTGAAAG AGGACGGGGTCAGTATCCCCAGCTCATACACCTCCTTCCTGGCCCCTCTGTCCTCGTCAAAGCTGTATAATGAAGTGCGGGGATCACGGGAGCGGGACAAGGAGCCAGAGTGCCACTTTGAGACGCCCTACGTCGTCAGACTGCACAACTTCCATCAGCTGGCTGATCCCCAGCCATGCTTCACGTTTACACACCCGACTACAG ACATGAACAATAATAGGTACCAGTGCCTACGATTCCCTGTGGGGTGCAACTCTGTGCTTCATGGCTTTGCCGGCTACTTTGAGACCACGTTATATAAAGACGTCATGCTAA GTATAAGACCAGAGACCCATTCCCCTGGGATGTTCTCCTGGTTCCCCATCCTGTTTCCACTCAAA CAGCCAATCGCTGTTGCGGGTGGCGATCACGTGGGCGTGCGATTCTGGAGATGCAATAATGGGAAGAAGGTGTGGTACGAGTGGGCGGTCACCGAGCCAACATGTTCTGCCATCCACAACCCAGCTGGACGCTCCTATACCATTGGCCTGTGA